The Actinomyces faecalis genome includes the window CTTGTGACGGCTCCACTCATGTCCACCGGCAACCGGTCTCGTACCTACCGAGGCATACCGGGAAATGCACCGATCGCGCTCTGGGCGGTCCCTGTGGCTGACATGGGCGGTGTGGCCCGTCACGTCCTTGATACCGCACGGCAAGGTATCCCGGACACGCGGATGGTCGTGATGTGTCCTCCCGGGCCACTCGCATCTGCCCTGCAAGAGATCGACGTCCCCGTCCTGGTTGAGAGCTTTGGCCCGGAGGCTGGGCTGCATTCCTCGGTGCGCAGTCTGCGCCATGCAGTCGCCAAGCTTCGCCCGGCGGTGCTGCACACGCACCTCGCTTACGCCGATATCGTTGCTGCGCTTGCCGTTCCCGTCAGCTGGCCAGTGCGACTGGTCTCGACTGAGCACGGGATCGCTGCGCCCGGCCAGGACACCGTTTACCACGGCAATGCTGTCAAGAGCCGTCTCATGTCTGCTGCACATGCAGCTCGTTGCGAACGTTTCGATGCACTCATCGCGGTCTCAGAAGCCACCGCTGAGGCTATGAGGCAAGCCTGGCATCCACGGCAGCTCATTGAGATCATCCCCAATGGAGCTGATCCTCTTCCTGTGCGCCCGGAGCGCACTCCTGGTCTACGGATTCTCTCTCTGGCCCGTTTGGCTCCGGAGAAGCAGATCGGCGAGCTGCTCAAGGCCTTCTCTGTGCTCCACCGTGACCATCCACAGGCGCAACTGACCCTTGCGGGTACAGGCCCTGAGGAAGCAGCCTTGCGCCGCTCGGCCGAGGCACTCGGCCTGTCAGAGGCGGTCTCTCTTCCCGGATACCTCGACTCAGCTCGGGCCCTCTCGCAGCACGACGTCCTCGCGCAGCTCTCCGTCTGGGAAAACTGCTCCTACTCACTACTTGACGCAGTCCGCCAGGGCCTAGGCGTAGTCGCTACCCCAGTTGGTGGCAATCCCGAGATACTCCCTGCCCGATGCCTGGTGGAGGCCTCCGACCTCCAGGCCATGGCGGTGGCCATGTATCAACAGGGAACAGATCTCTCATCACGCCCCACACTGACCACGTGGCCAAGCGTGCGAGCCATGACCACGCAGATCCAGATGGTGTACCGGGGGTGCTTCACGTGACCCGTATCCATATCGCCGCGAACAACGGCGAGATCGGTGGCGGCGAGGTCATGCTGATACAGATCGCTGAGGCAGTTCGTGCTCTAGGACACGATGTGCACATCATCGGTCCTGGCGCCGAGGCAGGCGTTGTTGAAACCGCAGCCTCCATGGGTTTTCAGACGACTGCGTTGCCTCCCGGACGCAAGGCCTACATGCGAGCTCTGGCCTCCTGGGACCGAGACCGTGACGGAATCTTGTGGTGCAACGGCCTGGTACCCGCGCTGGCCACCACCGGCAGGCCTAGGCGCATCGTCCACCTCCATCAGGCTCCATCCTGGAAGCACGTGGCTGCGGGCCGCCTGGCCTCCGCTGGCTCGCTGGCTCTACTCGTACCCTCCCGTTCTATGGCCCGTCGTTTTCCGACGGCGCAGATCTTGCCGAACTGGGTACCTCCAGTCCGCGCAACACCTCAATCCACTCCCGCCACCAGCGGCTGCGAGGAGCCGATTGTCCTTGGGTTCCTTGGCAGGCTCAGCACTGACAAAGGAGTCCGTGTCCTTGCTCAAGTAGTCAGGCTACTGGACGCTGATAGCCCCGGTCGCTATCGCCTGCTCCTCGCAGGGGCACCGCGCTTCGTGGATGAGGCCGATCAGCGCCAGCTCGATGCGAGCCTCGTTCCGATCGCTCATCTCACCGAGCGCGCTGGGTGGATGGATCGCGAGGAGTTCTTCTCCTCCGTGGACCTTGCCGTCTTCCCATCCGTGTGTGACGAGTCATTCGGCCTCATCGTAGCCGAGGCGATGAGCGCCCGTGTCCCCTTCGTCATCTCTGATACTGGGGCCCTGCCAGAGGTAGCGGGCAAGGGATACCCGTGGATCTCGCGTCGAGGCTCGGTCGGTTCCTTACTGCGGGTGGTGCAGCAGGTACTCGCCTCTCCCTCCGCGACGGTGGAGGCTCACCTCGAGCATATGCACAGACGTTGGGAAGCAGAGTTTTCCCCGAGTAGCGGCAGAGCGCGGGTGCGCCATCTGCTCACAGACATCCTGCCTCAGGAGTAGCGCCATATGAACACCGCACCAGAGCTCACAGCCTCAGTCATCGTCCCCAGTTACCGGGGTTCACACCGTCTGCCCCGGCTGCTGTCATCCTTTGAGCATCAGAGCCTCCCCACGGATCGTTTCGAGGTGCCTGTGGTAATCAACGGCCTGGTTGACGACTCTGCCGCGATTGTCGATGCGGCGGCGCGAGGAGTGCCCAGCCTGCCCTCTGTACTTGATCGCAACCAGGAGGCGTCAGCCTCTTCATACGGCGGAGCACTGCTAGCGTGGCACCATCGGGCTGCTACTTTCTCGCTCGTCAGACAGACCCGGGAGGAGATTGTTCCTGAGGACATCATGTGCGGTCACAGTTCATGGGCCCCGAGAGCAGACAACGAGTTGACCAGCGCCGTCTCGTCTCAGTGCTGAGGCAGGTCCCTATGTCACGTCCTCGCATCGCTATCGCGCACGATTACCTCACCCAGCGTGGTGGGGCTGAGCGAGTCGTTCTCGCTATGCACCGTGCTTTCCCGGACGCCCCGATCTACACGACCCTGTACGATCCTGAGGGCACGTTCCCTGACTTCGCCAACGCTGATATCCGCGTCAGTGCACTCAATCGTCTCCCTCTTGCCCGCAAGCATTTTCGAGCGACGTTGCCCGTCCTTGCCCCGACAGCGTCTACTTTCACGGTGGATGCCGACCTGACGATCGCCTCGTCCACAGGGTGGGCACACGGCTTTCACTTCACCGGGCAGAGCCTGGTCTACTGCCACTCCCCCGCACGTTTCCTGCACCTGTCACGCCAGTACCTGGGAGACGTCTCCCCACTGAGCCCCCAGGCACTCGCCCTGGGCATACTGCGCCCTGCTCTGCTGCGGTGGGACCGCCGCGCTGCGCTCAGAGCAGATCGTTACCTAGCAAATTCCACCATCGTGGCTGAGCGCATCCGCCGAGTCTATGGGATCGACGCAGATATCCTCTTTCCACCCGGAGGTGTTGATTCTCAGGCGCCACTCGCTCCCATCCCGCAGGCCCAGGACTGGGTAACTGAGACGGATCCACGCCCCTTCTATCTGGTGGTCTCACGCCTGATGCCATACAAGAAGGTCGACGTGGTGCTGGAGGCATTCTCCAGGATGCCGGACCGGTCCCTGCTAGTTATTGGCAGGGGCCCGGAGCAGGAACGGCTCTCACGCCTCGCACCGGCGAACGCCCGCTTAGTGTCCGGTCTTGACGACGCCCAGGTCCGGTGGGCCTATGCCCATGCGCGAGCTCTAATCGCCCCAGCCTTCGAAGACTTCGGGTTGACTCCTTTGGAAGCATATGCTTTTGGGACCCCGGTACTGGCTCGTCACGGCGGTGGGTACCTGGACACTGTGGCCAATGAGGTCAGTGGACTGTTCTTCGAGCACTCCACCCCACAGGACGTGGTTGGCGTTGTTGAGCAGGAGGCGGCTATCTCCTGGGACCGGCAGAGAATCACTGAGCACGGCAGACGCTTTAGCGAGCAGCGGTTTACGGCACGTTTGCAAGCCTATGTTGATGGCATGCTGGCGGCATAGGAGACGCACTCATGACACATGGCAAACTGATGCGGATCATTGGTACAAGCGCCGTCATTCTCGACACGCTTGTCATCCTACTGACCACGGTCGTGGCGCAGGACCTGCGGTCTCGTCTGACGTTCATCGCCGACGGATATGTGCTCGACCACACACTGGACTCCCTGAGGATCCCATTAGTCATCGGGTGGATTGCCGTCATCGCCGCCTTCGGCGGCTACTCAACCCGTGACCTAGAAGCCGGGACTTCCAGCTACAGGCGTGTTTTCAACGCCTCTCTGGCAACGTCATGCCTGATGACCATGTTGCTGTTCTTTGGTCAAGTACCAATGTCTCGCTCCTATGTCCTGATCCTGACAGTCCTGGGCCCCGCTCTGCTGGTGCTGGAGAGATCCCTGCTGCGCCGTGCCGTCCACGCGTTTTACCGGCGTGATCTCGGGGCCCGCCGTGCCATCATCGTCGGCCACGGGCCTGTCTCGGCCGCGCTCATCAGACGGGTCCGTGAAGGTAAGTGGATGGGGCTGAACCCTGTTGCAATGATCTATGCCTCTCCCGAGGAAGCCGCCGCCCTCGATCTACCGCTGGCAAACGCCTCAGCAGGCCTGCTCCCACTGGCGGAGGAGTACGCCGCCGATCTGATTCTCTTCGCGGACGGCTCCGCTCCGTCAACCACAGACTTCCGCCGTTACCTCTGGCAGTTCGAGCGGCACCACACCGAGTTGGCAGTCGTCTCCTCCATCGTTGACGTCGCCTCAGACAGGGTCCGTACCCGGCCGGTTGCCGGGACCCAGATCGTCTACGTCGAGGACCCACGTTCGGCCGGAGCCCTGTCCTGGAGCAAACGGGCTTTCGATATCATTACCGCAACGCTCATGCTGGTCATGAGCTCTCCAATCATGATCGTCACCGCTCTGCTCGTCCGTCACGACGGTGGCCCAGCCCTCTTTCGGCAGACGCGTACGGGCCGCAACGGCAAGCCATTTCAGATGCTGAAGTTCCGCTCCATGGTGGTCGATGCTGAACAACGTCTGCAGTCAGTCAAAGATACTCCGCAGACCAACAAGGTCATGTTCAAACGTGCCGACGATCCTCGCATCACCAAAGTGGGCGCAGTAATCCGGCGTTATTCCATTGATGAGCTTCCCCAGTTGATCAACGTCATCCGGGGAGAGATGAGTCTGATCGGACCGCGTCCGCCGCTTCCCCGCGAAGTTGCCCTCTATACGGATGACGAATGGCGTCGGCTACGAGTCCGGCCCGGCCTCACTGGTCTGTGGCAGATCTCAGGCCGCTCAGACCTGTCATGGGACGAGACCATCCGGCTTGATCTGTACTACATCGACAACTGGTCAGTGCTCCAGGATCTTTCCATCCTGCTGCAGACCGTGAAGGCCGTCTTCACAGGTCGGGGCGCGTACTAACGATGCCGGCCCAAGCGACCGGTATCGAGCCCCGTACGCCTCGCGCACACGCCTCCATCCAACGCTCCACGTTATGGATGGTGGCCTTCTTCATGACATGGCTAGTATCAGCCACCGTAGAACCCGCCCAGGCCTTGGGATACTGGCTGCTCGTTGAGCTTGGCACCATCCGTCACACCTGTCCGACGTGGCTGTTATCGTCCATTATGGCGCTCGGATCTTTGCCGGTAACTCTTGTTATCACCCTCACCTGCGCATTTATCGGCTTAAGGCGATATCCGTGGAGATCAACGGCTCTGGCACTAAGCACCATCAGTGGCGCACTCCTTCTTTCCGCGGCCCTCCCGCATCTGAACGCACACATTGACTACGGTTGGTTCCCACACGAATCCACGTTCCCTTCCGGCCATATGGCGGGATTCCTAGCTTCTTCCCTCATGCTGGAACGCATCGCTCCACGCGGCGGGCAATGGCAGCTGATGACTACTGCGGCCATGGGGGTCTTCGGCTGCGTCCTCGGTATCGTTATCCTGTCTGTCACTGCACATACTCTGTGGGATGTCCTCGGTTCCGTCTGCCTCCTCCTCGCTATCCGTCCTCTCGTCAGCTCAAGGAGCACCGTATGAGCACTCTGCCGATGACTGACCGCGCGCACCCCACCACCTGTTCCGCCAGCGCGCCAGCAGACTCAGCCCCCGTAAGCATGTGGGCGTGGACGCTTCCCACGATCTCCGACAAGAGCTCCACGCATCTCGTGGACGCTTTTTTTGGTGTACTACTCACCTTCCGAGCTCTGCCGGGCATCCCCGCTTCCCTACCCGTCAGTGACCTCGCTGGCATTGTCTTTATCCTGATCCTGCTCTTCCGTGCTCCTCGCTACCGCCTGGGGCGTGCTGAGCTCCTCATCCCCGGCGCCATCGCCATGGGGGTCTATCTCATTGCCGTGTCCAGCATAAATGACGTCTTATGGACACGGCGCCTTGGTCACATCGCGATCCTGCTCATCTTGGCCGTCCTTATTGGAAGTGGCCGCGCGCACCTGCCCTCAATGCTACGTGCAGCCGCCTTCGGTATCCTGGTTAATACCGGCTTGTTCTACGCAGGTGCTGCTCCCGATACTTACGGAGGTTACCTCACCGGATACCTTGAGGACAAGAACCATGCAGCATTGACGATCGCCATCATTGGCGTCACACTATGCGCTTTTGTTCGGCGCCGGTATATCATCCCCACGCTTGCGACTACGGGAATACTGATCTGGCTTACCGGTTCAAGAACTACCCTCGGGGCTTTGGCTGCCGCGGGGTTGTGGATACTTTTTCGACCCCGTATGCGCTCATTAATACCACGAGTAATTCTTGGCGGCTTTATCGCTTTCGCTTTGAATATCCTGGTCGACGACTACTCCCAAGAAGGTGCTTTCACAGATCGAACCGGCAGCGATGCCCTGCGTGAGCGTATCGACGATGCCGTTCAGATCAAGCTCAATTCCACACCCCCCTACGGAGGGGGACTCGGTACGGCAACAGTCGAGATCGATGAAAAAACCTGGTTTTTCCACAACGCTTATGATGGACTCCGCCAGGAAGGTGGTTGGCTACTCCTGATCGTCTTTGTTTCGATTTTTGTGTGGTACGGGCTCCGCCCCAAGCGACAGCACATCACAAACTTCACCCAGCTCGCGGTAGAAGCTGCAGTCATCGTCGAGCTGGTGTGCGCATGGAAACTCGGGGAAGTCTTTTTCTCAACACAAACCGTCCTACTGCTCGCTGCCATACTCGAGGTGTACCTAAAAGACCAGGATCCCGAAAGAGCCCAGATCTCTACCGCGAGTGAAAGCACTATGTCGCGTTATCATCGAAGCCTTGCCCGAAGCAACTCATTAAAAGAAAGAGCCCTCAATACGAGGCGGCAGCCATGACCGCAGATATCTCTCCCAAAGACACATCACCAAGGTTTCGAGAATTAGATGGACTTCGAGGTATAGCAGCATTGAGCGTGGTCATCGGACACCTTACGGTGACATACGATGATCATTATGCCGGTGGAGGCGAACCACTATTTAAATTTACTTATGGAGCCTTCGGTGTCGAGATATTTTTTCTAATAAGTGGATTTGTTATCCTTATGACAGC containing:
- a CDS encoding glycosyltransferase, with protein sequence MSRPRIAIAHDYLTQRGGAERVVLAMHRAFPDAPIYTTLYDPEGTFPDFANADIRVSALNRLPLARKHFRATLPVLAPTASTFTVDADLTIASSTGWAHGFHFTGQSLVYCHSPARFLHLSRQYLGDVSPLSPQALALGILRPALLRWDRRAALRADRYLANSTIVAERIRRVYGIDADILFPPGGVDSQAPLAPIPQAQDWVTETDPRPFYLVVSRLMPYKKVDVVLEAFSRMPDRSLLVIGRGPEQERLSRLAPANARLVSGLDDAQVRWAYAHARALIAPAFEDFGLTPLEAYAFGTPVLARHGGGYLDTVANEVSGLFFEHSTPQDVVGVVEQEAAISWDRQRITEHGRRFSEQRFTARLQAYVDGMLAA
- a CDS encoding sugar transferase — translated: MTHGKLMRIIGTSAVILDTLVILLTTVVAQDLRSRLTFIADGYVLDHTLDSLRIPLVIGWIAVIAAFGGYSTRDLEAGTSSYRRVFNASLATSCLMTMLLFFGQVPMSRSYVLILTVLGPALLVLERSLLRRAVHAFYRRDLGARRAIIVGHGPVSAALIRRVREGKWMGLNPVAMIYASPEEAAALDLPLANASAGLLPLAEEYAADLILFADGSAPSTTDFRRYLWQFERHHTELAVVSSIVDVASDRVRTRPVAGTQIVYVEDPRSAGALSWSKRAFDIITATLMLVMSSPIMIVTALLVRHDGGPALFRQTRTGRNGKPFQMLKFRSMVVDAEQRLQSVKDTPQTNKVMFKRADDPRITKVGAVIRRYSIDELPQLINVIRGEMSLIGPRPPLPREVALYTDDEWRRLRVRPGLTGLWQISGRSDLSWDETIRLDLYYIDNWSVLQDLSILLQTVKAVFTGRGAY
- a CDS encoding ABC transporter permease translates to MSTLPMTDRAHPTTCSASAPADSAPVSMWAWTLPTISDKSSTHLVDAFFGVLLTFRALPGIPASLPVSDLAGIVFILILLFRAPRYRLGRAELLIPGAIAMGVYLIAVSSINDVLWTRRLGHIAILLILAVLIGSGRAHLPSMLRAAAFGILVNTGLFYAGAAPDTYGGYLTGYLEDKNHAALTIAIIGVTLCAFVRRRYIIPTLATTGILIWLTGSRTTLGALAAAGLWILFRPRMRSLIPRVILGGFIAFALNILVDDYSQEGAFTDRTGSDALRERIDDAVQIKLNSTPPYGGGLGTATVEIDEKTWFFHNAYDGLRQEGGWLLLIVFVSIFVWYGLRPKRQHITNFTQLAVEAAVIVELVCAWKLGEVFFSTQTVLLLAAILEVYLKDQDPERAQISTASESTMSRYHRSLARSNSLKERALNTRRQP
- a CDS encoding glycosyltransferase family 4 protein; protein product: MTRIHIAANNGEIGGGEVMLIQIAEAVRALGHDVHIIGPGAEAGVVETAASMGFQTTALPPGRKAYMRALASWDRDRDGILWCNGLVPALATTGRPRRIVHLHQAPSWKHVAAGRLASAGSLALLVPSRSMARRFPTAQILPNWVPPVRATPQSTPATSGCEEPIVLGFLGRLSTDKGVRVLAQVVRLLDADSPGRYRLLLAGAPRFVDEADQRQLDASLVPIAHLTERAGWMDREEFFSSVDLAVFPSVCDESFGLIVAEAMSARVPFVISDTGALPEVAGKGYPWISRRGSVGSLLRVVQQVLASPSATVEAHLEHMHRRWEAEFSPSSGRARVRHLLTDILPQE
- a CDS encoding glycosyltransferase family 4 protein, with protein sequence MGGVARHVLDTARQGIPDTRMVVMCPPGPLASALQEIDVPVLVESFGPEAGLHSSVRSLRHAVAKLRPAVLHTHLAYADIVAALAVPVSWPVRLVSTEHGIAAPGQDTVYHGNAVKSRLMSAAHAARCERFDALIAVSEATAEAMRQAWHPRQLIEIIPNGADPLPVRPERTPGLRILSLARLAPEKQIGELLKAFSVLHRDHPQAQLTLAGTGPEEAALRRSAEALGLSEAVSLPGYLDSARALSQHDVLAQLSVWENCSYSLLDAVRQGLGVVATPVGGNPEILPARCLVEASDLQAMAVAMYQQGTDLSSRPTLTTWPSVRAMTTQIQMVYRGCFT